A window of the Desulfovibrio sp. Fe33 genome harbors these coding sequences:
- a CDS encoding type III pantothenate kinase, which produces MGKTLLFDAGNTNTKLCLADDQGLNESYTLPTRPANTDDDWGLKIESILLREGVAPTDIEACVISSVVPPLDPLFRSMAARFLECECLFAGRDLPLDIDNEYAHPEQVGADVLVGCYSARMTYDNRNLIVVDFGTATTCACVRDNAFKGGLICPGLLSSASALASGTAKLPKVDLTVKSDTLTWGQSTAECLNQGFVFGFASMVDGLVEKLSAKLEDPFVVATGGLAPTIAQVSETIDELRPDLVMEGLWMAYYNR; this is translated from the coding sequence ATGGGCAAAACGCTGCTGTTCGACGCGGGCAACACCAACACCAAGCTCTGCCTGGCCGATGACCAGGGACTGAACGAGAGCTACACCCTCCCCACCCGTCCGGCCAACACCGACGACGACTGGGGCCTCAAGATCGAATCCATTCTCCTGCGAGAGGGGGTGGCCCCCACGGACATCGAGGCGTGCGTAATCTCCTCGGTGGTCCCGCCCTTGGACCCGCTCTTCCGCAGCATGGCCGCACGTTTCCTGGAATGCGAATGCCTGTTCGCAGGCCGCGACCTCCCGCTCGACATCGACAACGAATACGCCCATCCCGAACAAGTGGGCGCGGACGTCCTGGTGGGCTGCTACTCGGCGCGCATGACCTACGACAACAGGAACCTCATCGTCGTGGACTTCGGCACGGCCACTACCTGCGCCTGCGTCCGGGACAACGCCTTCAAGGGCGGTCTCATCTGCCCGGGCCTGCTCTCCTCGGCGTCGGCCCTGGCCTCGGGCACGGCCAAGCTCCCCAAAGTGGACCTCACGGTCAAGAGCGATACCCTCACCTGGGGCCAAAGCACGGCGGAGTGCCTCAATCAGGGCTTCGTCTTCGGCTTCGCGTCCATGGTGGACGGCCTGGTTGAAAAGCTCTCCGCCAAACTCGAAGACCCCTTCGTGGTCGCCACCGGCGGCCTGGCCCCGACCATCGCCCAGGTTTCCGAAACCATCGACGAACTCCGGCCCGACCTCGTCATGGAAGGCCTGTGGATGGCCTACTACAACCGATAG
- a CDS encoding methyl-accepting chemotaxis protein: MKIGPKLTLLGTALVGTTAACILGILLWQSSKVSETLATHFDLQAQAQMTLAVDDARNLLDTQHATLVKQLENDMRVVLDMEQRGGGLNLLPETVEWKAVNQISKTASVVSLPRLALGSTWLGQNSAPGIPTPLVDGIMKLTGTTCTIFQTMNDNGDLLRVATNILKADGTRAVGTYIPGSSPVAKAVKSGETFRGTAFVVNAWYLTQYRPLRDASGKVIGCLYVGILQEGVEQLRRAFKEVRLGDTGFLTVFAGSGAAEGIIKMHKDDKAEGTDILSRSNASGEAVYRDLANGAKQADGKVVTIETELASDGGPRTAILSAVYFKPWDWVILGTGYLDEFMEGQRATESALASTNWWTVGIGVVMLILGVLAFIFFARRMSSAIGSTVTVMADINEGNLDVPRLDVRKGRMRDEMDELGEAVNAMGERLREVVSQVQAAAESVTMGSAELTNTSQALAEGASSQASSVEEVSASMEEMTSNIEQNSANAQQTERIARQAADDAKEGGRSVTHTVEAMRQIADKIAIIEDIARQTNLLALNAAIEAARAGDHGRGFAVVAAEVRKLAERSGVAAAEISELSANSVAIAEQAGAMLDKMVPDITRTAELILEISASSDEQNAGATQIKDAVLELDRVVQQNAAESEHVAAASQTLSGHAMQLQRIIGYFRLSGAADGPQARVTVKAVRPEAKPLPRRPAPVARPTAPASGSGVALDMGDDNDFERF, from the coding sequence ATGAAAATAGGTCCAAAGCTGACCTTGCTCGGAACCGCCCTCGTGGGCACGACGGCGGCGTGCATTCTCGGCATCCTCCTGTGGCAGAGCTCGAAGGTCTCCGAGACCCTCGCCACGCATTTCGACCTTCAGGCCCAAGCGCAGATGACCCTGGCCGTGGACGACGCCCGCAACCTGCTGGACACGCAGCACGCCACCTTGGTCAAACAGCTTGAAAACGACATGCGCGTGGTCCTGGACATGGAGCAACGCGGCGGCGGGCTCAACCTTCTTCCCGAGACAGTGGAATGGAAGGCGGTGAACCAGATCAGCAAGACGGCCTCCGTCGTCTCCCTTCCCAGGCTCGCCCTCGGCTCCACATGGCTGGGACAGAACAGCGCGCCTGGAATCCCCACCCCGCTCGTGGACGGCATCATGAAGCTGACCGGAACCACCTGCACCATTTTCCAGACAATGAACGACAACGGCGACCTCCTGCGCGTGGCCACCAACATTCTCAAGGCCGACGGCACGCGGGCCGTGGGGACCTATATCCCGGGCTCCTCGCCGGTGGCCAAGGCCGTCAAGTCCGGCGAGACGTTCCGGGGCACGGCCTTCGTGGTCAACGCATGGTACCTGACGCAGTACCGGCCCCTCCGCGACGCCTCCGGCAAGGTCATCGGCTGCCTGTACGTCGGCATCCTCCAGGAGGGTGTGGAACAGCTGCGCCGCGCCTTCAAGGAAGTCCGCCTCGGCGACACAGGATTCCTGACCGTGTTCGCCGGGTCCGGAGCGGCCGAAGGCATCATCAAGATGCACAAGGACGACAAGGCCGAGGGAACCGACATCCTGTCGCGGAGCAATGCCTCGGGCGAGGCCGTGTACAGGGACCTGGCCAATGGGGCCAAGCAGGCCGACGGCAAGGTCGTCACCATCGAGACCGAACTGGCCTCGGACGGCGGACCGCGCACGGCAATCCTCAGCGCCGTGTACTTCAAGCCTTGGGACTGGGTCATCCTCGGCACCGGCTATCTCGACGAATTCATGGAAGGGCAAAGGGCCACTGAAAGCGCGCTCGCATCCACCAACTGGTGGACCGTGGGCATCGGCGTGGTCATGCTTATCCTGGGCGTCCTCGCCTTCATTTTCTTCGCCCGGCGGATGAGCTCGGCCATCGGGAGCACCGTGACGGTCATGGCCGACATCAACGAAGGGAACCTCGACGTGCCCAGGCTCGACGTGCGCAAGGGACGTATGCGCGACGAAATGGACGAGCTGGGCGAAGCGGTCAACGCCATGGGCGAGCGGCTGCGCGAAGTGGTTTCCCAGGTCCAGGCCGCCGCGGAATCCGTGACCATGGGCAGCGCGGAGCTGACCAACACCTCCCAGGCCCTGGCCGAAGGCGCGTCCAGCCAGGCCAGCTCGGTGGAGGAGGTCTCCGCCTCCATGGAAGAGATGACCTCCAACATCGAGCAGAACTCGGCCAACGCCCAGCAGACCGAACGCATCGCGCGCCAGGCCGCGGACGACGCCAAGGAGGGCGGCCGGTCCGTGACCCATACCGTGGAGGCCATGCGCCAGATCGCGGACAAGATCGCCATCATCGAGGATATAGCGCGCCAGACAAACCTCCTGGCGCTCAACGCGGCCATCGAAGCCGCACGCGCGGGAGACCATGGCAGGGGATTCGCCGTGGTCGCCGCCGAAGTGCGCAAGCTGGCCGAACGGAGCGGCGTGGCCGCGGCCGAAATCAGCGAACTGTCGGCCAACTCCGTGGCCATCGCCGAACAGGCCGGGGCCATGCTCGACAAGATGGTCCCGGACATCACCCGCACCGCCGAGCTCATCCTGGAAATCTCGGCCAGCTCCGACGAACAGAACGCGGGCGCGACCCAGATCAAGGACGCCGTCCTGGAGCTGGACCGCGTGGTCCAGCAGAACGCGGCCGAATCCGAACATGTGGCCGCGGCCTCGCAGACCCTGTCGGGACACGCCATGCAGTTGCAACGCATCATCGGCTACTTCCGCCTGAGCGGCGCTGCCGACGGGCCACAGGCCAGAGTCACGGTCAAAGCCGTCCGGCCCGAGGCCAAACCCCTGCCCCGCCGCCCCGCTCCCGTCGCCCGGCCAACCGCCCCGGCCAGCGGAAGCGGCGTGGCCCTGGACATGGGCGACGACAACGACTTCGAACGGTTCTGA
- a CDS encoding multiheme c-type cytochrome: protein MEYPIWQLTTLGGGFWIAVIATLHVYVAHFAVGGGLFLVLTERAAYKSNNIHLLEYAKKHTRFFLLLTMAFGGVSGVAIWLTVALLAPEATITLIHQFVFGWAAEWVCFLGEIVALIIYYYAWDSMDRRDHMIVGWLYFLFGWLSLFLINGIIGFMLTPGQWIETKSFWDGFFNPSFWPSLVFRSFFSAVCAGLFGFVTATRIKDEATRLRAVRVCSAWTVLGVLAVFLSGWWYVAAMPPEQYEMIVSKSNRVSDFMRYFWIFGAATLVGGLLLAVKTPRRMSFALALVVLVVGQGLFGSFEFIREAGRKPYLIWDTVYSSSILKARVPVINQNGAIASAKWAPPELADGVTEENAKIAGAFLFQLECSACHSIHGPMNEITSRTAQYDVDGMDAFLTGMGKLNKYMPPFIGTSEERMLLARYIAEDLNGHAPAESAEMPEMAEPPAAPFDPDTSEYVLVGWCARGTGFFAQNDKWTLLPPSNVIRAQLVLRDPSPERVMDGVTITYSIQADQDSPALTGTLEADTDAGRFEADVSIPPYAKGEYNPLPVVTLTAKDDSGAVLATTMLVAPTSDQMGCYNCHSGEMMQDGSGMASATVENILATHDRMNSTKLAQTKGVVQCVSCHDDSIQGVEGNADRPNLSAAIHGVHAVYMAGREADGSCLKCHPQSTLRGQHELLGFTCTDCHGEIEDMAVSLLKAERERGVPAADMLLARITPRTMTNAEAIKPRAPWVNQPDCLTCHVDFAPPEIDSAFNVWTEDADGLFSARRDDMDAMSCGACHGSPHAVYPASPRDNMQPMQYMGEAQALGANGTCTVCHVESMEDPVHHPGMGLD from the coding sequence ATGGAATATCCCATCTGGCAACTGACCACTCTGGGCGGCGGCTTCTGGATCGCCGTCATCGCGACCCTGCACGTCTACGTGGCCCACTTCGCCGTGGGCGGCGGCCTGTTCCTGGTCCTGACCGAGCGGGCGGCCTACAAGTCCAACAACATCCACCTGCTTGAGTACGCCAAGAAGCACACCCGCTTCTTCCTGCTCCTGACCATGGCCTTCGGCGGCGTGTCCGGCGTGGCCATCTGGCTGACCGTGGCCCTGCTCGCGCCGGAGGCGACCATCACGCTCATCCACCAGTTCGTGTTCGGATGGGCGGCCGAGTGGGTCTGTTTCCTGGGCGAGATCGTCGCCCTCATCATCTACTATTACGCCTGGGATTCCATGGACCGCCGCGATCACATGATCGTGGGCTGGCTCTATTTCCTTTTCGGTTGGCTGTCCCTCTTTCTCATCAACGGGATCATCGGCTTCATGCTCACCCCGGGCCAGTGGATCGAGACCAAGAGCTTCTGGGACGGTTTCTTCAACCCGTCCTTCTGGCCTTCTCTGGTGTTCCGCTCCTTCTTCTCCGCCGTGTGCGCCGGGCTGTTCGGCTTTGTCACGGCCACCCGCATCAAGGACGAGGCCACCCGGCTGCGCGCCGTCCGCGTCTGTTCGGCCTGGACCGTGCTCGGCGTGCTGGCCGTATTCCTGTCCGGCTGGTGGTACGTGGCCGCCATGCCGCCCGAGCAGTACGAGATGATCGTTTCCAAGTCGAACCGCGTGTCCGACTTCATGCGGTACTTCTGGATATTCGGCGCGGCCACCCTGGTCGGCGGGCTGCTCCTGGCCGTGAAGACGCCCCGGCGCATGTCCTTCGCCCTGGCCCTGGTGGTCCTGGTGGTGGGACAGGGGCTGTTCGGCTCCTTCGAGTTCATTCGCGAGGCGGGACGCAAGCCGTATCTCATCTGGGATACGGTCTATTCCTCCTCCATCCTCAAGGCCCGCGTGCCCGTCATCAACCAGAACGGGGCCATCGCCTCGGCCAAATGGGCACCGCCCGAGCTGGCCGACGGCGTCACCGAGGAAAACGCCAAGATCGCGGGCGCGTTTCTCTTCCAGCTCGAATGTTCGGCCTGCCATTCGATCCACGGCCCCATGAACGAAATTACCTCGCGTACCGCCCAATACGATGTGGACGGCATGGACGCCTTCCTGACCGGCATGGGCAAGCTCAACAAGTACATGCCGCCGTTCATCGGCACTTCCGAGGAGCGGATGCTGCTTGCCCGGTATATCGCGGAGGACCTGAACGGCCACGCTCCGGCTGAATCCGCCGAGATGCCCGAAATGGCCGAGCCTCCGGCCGCGCCCTTTGATCCCGACACCTCGGAATACGTCCTGGTGGGCTGGTGCGCGCGCGGCACGGGCTTCTTCGCGCAGAACGACAAGTGGACCCTGCTGCCGCCGTCCAACGTCATCCGTGCCCAGTTGGTGCTGCGCGACCCCTCGCCCGAGCGGGTCATGGACGGCGTGACCATTACCTATTCCATTCAGGCGGACCAGGATTCCCCGGCGTTGACCGGCACCCTCGAAGCCGACACGGACGCGGGCCGTTTCGAAGCCGACGTGTCCATTCCGCCCTACGCCAAGGGCGAATACAATCCGCTTCCGGTCGTCACCCTGACCGCGAAGGACGACTCCGGCGCGGTCTTGGCCACGACCATGCTCGTCGCGCCAACCTCCGACCAGATGGGGTGCTACAACTGCCACAGCGGCGAAATGATGCAGGACGGGTCCGGCATGGCCTCGGCCACGGTGGAGAACATCCTGGCCACCCATGACCGCATGAATTCCACCAAGCTGGCTCAGACCAAGGGCGTGGTGCAATGCGTGTCCTGCCACGACGACTCCATCCAGGGCGTGGAGGGGAACGCCGACAGGCCCAACCTGTCCGCCGCCATCCACGGCGTGCACGCCGTGTACATGGCCGGGCGAGAAGCCGACGGCTCCTGCCTCAAGTGCCACCCCCAGTCTACCCTGCGGGGGCAGCATGAGCTGCTCGGTTTTACCTGCACCGACTGCCACGGCGAGATCGAGGATATGGCCGTCTCCCTGCTCAAGGCCGAGCGGGAGCGGGGCGTTCCCGCCGCAGACATGCTCCTGGCCCGGATCACCCCGAGGACCATGACCAACGCCGAAGCCATCAAGCCTCGCGCGCCCTGGGTCAATCAGCCCGACTGCCTGACCTGCCATGTGGACTTCGCCCCGCCCGAAATCGATTCGGCCTTCAATGTCTGGACCGAGGATGCGGACGGACTCTTCTCGGCCCGGCGCGACGACATGGACGCCATGAGCTGCGGCGCGTGCCACGGTTCGCCCCATGCCGTCTACCCGGCCTCGCCGCGCGACAACATGCAGCCCATGCAGTACATGGGCGAGGCCCAGGCGCTCGGCGCGAACGGGACCTGCACCGTCTGCCATGTGGAGAGCATGGAGGACCCGGTTCACCATCCGGGCATGGGACTGGATTAG
- the rocD gene encoding ornithine--oxo-acid transaminase, with amino-acid sequence MQSDRYILLEDEFGAHNYKPLDVVIERGRGIWVWDVDGNRYMDCLSAYSAVNQGHCHPKIKQALVDQAEKLTLTSRAFRNDQLGPLYKELCDLTRSHKVLPMNSGAEAVETAIKAVRKWGYQVKGVPEDRAEIIVCRNNFHGRTISIISFSTDPVSTTGFGPFTPGFKIIDFGDADALEKAITPNTVAFLVEPIQGEAGVIIPPEGYLKDVRRICSETGIVLILDEIQTGLGRTGKLLAEEHEGVEADLTLIGKALSGGFYPVSAVLSNTEVLGVLKPGEHGSTFGGNPLACAVARAALNVLTEEGLIDNARDMGEYFMEGLKRIDNSKIREVRGKGLLIGVEFHPDAGGARRYCERLKEAGLLCKETHETIIRFAPPLVIGREDVDWALERITPVLSE; translated from the coding sequence ATGCAATCAGACCGCTACATCCTGCTCGAAGACGAATTCGGCGCCCATAACTACAAGCCGCTCGACGTGGTCATCGAACGCGGCCGGGGCATCTGGGTGTGGGACGTGGACGGCAACAGGTACATGGACTGCCTGTCCGCCTACTCCGCCGTGAACCAGGGACACTGCCACCCGAAGATCAAACAGGCCCTCGTGGATCAGGCGGAAAAACTCACCCTGACCTCGCGCGCCTTCCGCAACGACCAGCTCGGCCCGCTCTACAAGGAGCTTTGCGACCTGACCCGTTCCCACAAGGTTCTGCCCATGAACTCCGGGGCCGAGGCCGTTGAGACCGCCATCAAGGCCGTCCGCAAATGGGGCTACCAGGTCAAGGGCGTGCCCGAGGACCGGGCCGAGATCATCGTCTGCCGCAACAACTTCCACGGCCGGACCATCTCCATCATCTCCTTTTCCACCGATCCCGTGTCCACCACCGGCTTCGGACCGTTCACCCCCGGCTTCAAGATCATCGACTTCGGCGACGCCGACGCCCTCGAAAAGGCGATCACCCCGAACACAGTGGCCTTCCTCGTCGAGCCCATACAAGGGGAAGCCGGGGTCATCATCCCGCCCGAGGGATACCTCAAGGACGTCCGGCGCATTTGCAGCGAAACGGGAATCGTGCTCATCCTGGACGAAATCCAGACCGGCCTCGGCCGCACCGGCAAGCTTCTGGCAGAGGAGCACGAAGGCGTCGAGGCCGACCTGACGCTTATCGGCAAGGCTCTGTCCGGCGGCTTCTACCCGGTCTCGGCCGTGCTTTCCAACACCGAGGTCCTCGGCGTGCTCAAGCCCGGCGAGCACGGTTCCACCTTTGGCGGCAACCCGCTGGCCTGCGCCGTGGCGCGCGCGGCCCTCAACGTCCTCACGGAAGAAGGTCTCATCGACAACGCCCGCGACATGGGTGAATACTTCATGGAAGGACTGAAACGGATCGACAACTCCAAGATCAGGGAAGTCCGGGGCAAGGGGCTGCTCATCGGCGTGGAGTTCCACCCCGACGCGGGCGGCGCGCGCCGGTATTGCGAACGGCTCAAGGAAGCCGGACTCCTGTGCAAGGAGACCCACGAGACCATCATCCGCTTCGCCCCGCCCCTGGTCATCGGCAGGGAGGACGTGGACTGGGCGCTTGAGCGCATAACGCCCGTGCTGTCCGAATAA
- a CDS encoding PAS domain-containing hybrid sensor histidine kinase/response regulator translates to MIDPEPSERVSRPSEKSSYSGCRDEPFVDPACFVGLCGALGDGVVGTDLCGVIREANAAFCSLIGYERSEVIGRTVLDFTPENERAGEEEMILGMLASDGESRDFEKGLVSSDGRKLLVRVSCRPQRDREGKPVALWGLFRDITNLRQAASVGDESLERYRFLAENAADIIWTMDNEGRYTYVSPSVERIRGYTPEEMIGMPAEEAVCSDSLEKSWALWEEADEAMKLQPAASPTIRLELRFLKKDGARIWGESMSRRLLRPDGVPEGYIGITRDITERKRIEERLRTSEHFLQAMINATEDSVGLFKVDGTVLAMNRNMARFFGLAGKAAGQSVFDFIPNPLLPLIHGFFQRVVESRKPLNEQVVWSGRILDGVIYPVMDGGEITAIAVYGRDVTEARFAEEARKKTQEQYRLIVETANEGILGLDASQMVTYANRIVADFFGCKVEDLIGRSLLDFLSTADLDDNEKRSKLRLSGKRERYERRFLRQDGAEVWGMVSSTPLMAEDGRLLGVFAMIADITEVKRAHKRLLTILDGISADIYVTDFATNEILFMNARMASRYGPIKEGMLCHKLVRGLDSLCPHCPKPKLVDENGEPVGTVVTERYYERQKYWNLNHDRAIRWLEGRLVHMHMAADITELKTMAAELEKAMAKAEAASLAKNEFLANMSHEIRTPLNGLLGMLQLMQLSSLEPLQRDYLETALNSGRSLLQVLNDILDLSKVESGKLELEPVPFELGEVLDQVVSTFRHAAEERGVSMIWEIDETLPRHFMADKGRLRQILFNLVGNAVKFTEAGSIKVRAWPLQPIESGEPVRLLFEVSDTGIGIPADKVNTVFDPFTQVDGSLTRKYQGTGLGLGIVRRLVHLMGGFIGVDTEEGVGTSIYFTIDSRSVEPLFGAADSSSQTSAEDGLSILVAEDERVNRVVIQRILEKLGHQVECVGSGEEAINILRARTFDLFLTDIQMPGLDGVATTKVIRNDLELDIPVIALTAHAMHGDRDRFIEAGMNGYVAKPFEIDGLKREIERVLGLAES, encoded by the coding sequence ATGATCGATCCTGAACCGAGCGAACGGGTTTCCAGGCCCTCCGAGAAATCGTCTTATTCCGGCTGCCGGGACGAGCCGTTCGTCGATCCCGCCTGTTTTGTGGGGCTTTGCGGAGCCCTGGGCGACGGGGTGGTCGGCACCGATCTCTGCGGCGTCATCCGCGAGGCCAACGCCGCTTTCTGCTCCCTGATCGGCTACGAGCGGAGCGAGGTGATAGGCCGCACCGTTCTCGATTTCACCCCCGAAAACGAACGTGCGGGCGAGGAGGAGATGATCCTCGGTATGCTCGCATCCGACGGCGAGTCCCGGGATTTCGAAAAAGGGCTGGTCTCCAGCGACGGCAGGAAACTGCTGGTTCGGGTCAGTTGCCGTCCGCAGCGCGACAGGGAGGGAAAGCCCGTGGCCCTGTGGGGGCTTTTTCGCGACATCACCAACCTCCGCCAGGCCGCGAGCGTGGGCGACGAGAGCCTGGAGAGGTATCGCTTTCTGGCGGAGAACGCCGCCGACATCATCTGGACCATGGACAACGAGGGCCGGTACACCTACGTCAGCCCGTCCGTGGAGCGCATCCGGGGATATACGCCCGAGGAGATGATCGGTATGCCGGCCGAAGAGGCCGTCTGCTCCGATTCGCTGGAGAAGAGCTGGGCCCTCTGGGAAGAGGCCGACGAAGCCATGAAGCTTCAGCCCGCCGCGTCGCCGACCATCCGGCTCGAATTGCGTTTCCTGAAGAAGGACGGTGCCAGGATATGGGGCGAGTCCATGTCCCGGAGGCTCTTGAGGCCGGACGGCGTCCCGGAAGGCTACATAGGCATCACACGGGACATCACCGAGCGCAAGCGGATCGAAGAGCGGCTTCGCACCAGCGAGCATTTTCTTCAGGCCATGATAAACGCCACCGAGGATTCGGTGGGCCTGTTCAAGGTGGACGGCACGGTCCTGGCCATGAACAGGAACATGGCCAGGTTTTTTGGCCTGGCCGGCAAGGCCGCCGGGCAGAGCGTCTTCGATTTCATTCCCAACCCCCTCCTGCCTCTGATCCACGGATTCTTCCAACGGGTCGTGGAGTCGCGCAAGCCATTGAATGAGCAGGTGGTCTGGTCCGGCAGAATCCTCGACGGAGTCATCTATCCCGTGATGGACGGCGGCGAGATCACGGCCATCGCCGTGTACGGAAGGGATGTGACCGAGGCGCGATTCGCCGAGGAGGCGCGCAAGAAGACCCAGGAGCAGTACCGGCTCATCGTGGAGACGGCCAACGAGGGCATACTCGGCCTGGATGCAAGTCAGATGGTCACCTACGCCAACAGGATCGTGGCCGACTTCTTCGGCTGCAAGGTCGAGGATCTCATCGGCCGGAGCCTGCTCGACTTCCTGTCCACCGCCGATCTGGACGATAACGAAAAGCGTTCCAAGCTCCGCCTGTCGGGCAAGCGCGAGCGGTACGAGCGGCGTTTTCTGCGGCAGGACGGGGCCGAGGTCTGGGGCATGGTCTCGTCCACGCCGCTCATGGCCGAGGACGGCAGGCTGCTCGGGGTGTTCGCCATGATCGCGGACATCACCGAGGTCAAGCGGGCTCATAAGCGGCTGCTGACCATTTTGGACGGGATCAGCGCGGACATCTACGTGACCGATTTCGCGACCAACGAGATTCTGTTCATGAACGCGAGGATGGCCAGCCGCTACGGGCCCATCAAGGAAGGGATGCTCTGCCACAAGCTCGTCCGGGGCCTGGACAGCCTGTGTCCCCATTGCCCCAAGCCGAAGCTGGTGGACGAAAACGGCGAGCCGGTGGGCACCGTGGTCACGGAACGATACTATGAGCGGCAGAAATACTGGAACCTCAACCATGACCGGGCCATCCGCTGGCTTGAGGGCAGGCTCGTGCACATGCACATGGCCGCCGACATCACCGAGCTCAAGACCATGGCCGCCGAGCTGGAAAAGGCCATGGCCAAGGCCGAGGCGGCCAGCCTGGCGAAAAACGAATTCCTGGCCAACATGAGCCACGAAATCCGAACGCCCCTCAACGGCCTCCTCGGCATGTTGCAGCTCATGCAGCTCAGCAGCCTCGAACCCCTGCAACGCGATTATCTGGAAACGGCCCTCAATTCAGGGCGCAGCCTGCTCCAGGTGCTCAACGACATTCTCGATCTCTCCAAGGTGGAGTCGGGCAAGCTGGAACTGGAACCGGTCCCCTTCGAACTGGGCGAGGTCCTGGACCAGGTGGTCTCCACCTTCCGCCACGCGGCGGAGGAGCGCGGTGTATCCATGATATGGGAAATCGACGAGACGCTGCCCCGGCATTTCATGGCCGACAAGGGGCGGTTGCGTCAGATTCTCTTCAACCTTGTGGGCAATGCGGTCAAGTTTACCGAGGCCGGGTCCATCAAGGTCCGCGCCTGGCCGCTTCAACCGATCGAGAGCGGTGAACCCGTCCGGTTGCTCTTCGAGGTTTCCGATACGGGCATCGGCATTCCGGCCGACAAGGTGAATACCGTATTCGACCCGTTTACCCAGGTGGACGGCTCGTTGACTCGAAAGTATCAGGGGACAGGCCTGGGACTCGGCATTGTCCGTCGATTGGTTCATCTTATGGGCGGATTTATCGGCGTGGACACCGAAGAGGGTGTGGGAACGAGCATCTATTTCACGATCGACAGCCGAAGCGTGGAGCCGCTCTTCGGTGCGGCGGACTCCTCCTCCCAGACATCGGCCGAGGACGGCCTGTCCATCCTGGTGGCCGAAGACGAGCGGGTCAATCGCGTGGTCATTCAGCGTATCCTGGAGAAACTCGGCCACCAGGTCGAGTGTGTGGGAAGCGGCGAGGAGGCCATCAACATCCTGAGGGCGAGGACGTTCGACCTTTTCCTGACGGATATCCAGATGCCCGGGCTGGACGGGGTGGCCACCACGAAGGTCATCCGCAACGACCTGGAGCTGGATATTCCGGTCATCGCTCTGACCGCCCACGCCATGCACGGAGACCGCGACCGCTTCATCGAGGCGGGCATGAACGGCTATGTGGCCAAACCGTTCGAGATCGACGGCCTGAAACGGGAAATCGAGCGGGTTCTGGGCCTGGCCGAATCCTAG
- the selD gene encoding selenide, water dikinase SelD, with amino-acid sequence MEKLKLVQMVKAAGUAAKITPGDLETALSGLKVRPDDRVLAGGPGDNEDAAILSFPPGKALVQTVDFFTPVVNDPYKFGRIAAANALSDVYAMGGEPWATMNIVCFPADKLPMSVLAEVLRGGNDAVEEAGAVPSGGHSVDDPEIKYGLAVSGAVDPDRFASNRGVTPGDVLILTKPIGTGVLATAVKGEMPGCDEMEDLLFETCGRLNKTGGMIIRELGLTGATDITGFGLGGHMIELAEASRVTMELRMKDVPLLPGALDMASMGLLPAGSICNRRHYLPKVDVADGLDPIHFDLMFDAQTSGGLLLAVPPKLVDRALSMLEAAGETGAVVGRALASLPKARPLSVV; translated from the coding sequence ATGGAAAAGTTGAAACTGGTCCAGATGGTCAAAGCCGCGGGCTGAGCGGCCAAGATCACTCCAGGGGACCTGGAGACAGCACTTTCGGGCCTCAAGGTCCGACCTGACGACCGCGTGCTCGCCGGAGGTCCCGGCGACAACGAGGACGCTGCCATATTGTCTTTTCCTCCGGGCAAGGCCCTGGTACAGACCGTGGATTTCTTCACCCCGGTGGTCAACGATCCCTACAAGTTCGGCCGCATAGCGGCGGCCAATGCCCTGTCCGACGTCTACGCCATGGGCGGCGAACCGTGGGCGACCATGAACATCGTCTGTTTCCCCGCGGACAAGCTGCCCATGTCGGTGCTGGCCGAAGTCCTGCGCGGGGGCAATGACGCCGTTGAGGAAGCGGGCGCGGTGCCCAGCGGCGGGCACAGCGTTGACGACCCAGAAATCAAGTACGGCCTGGCCGTGTCCGGAGCCGTGGACCCGGACCGGTTCGCCTCCAACCGGGGCGTCACGCCCGGCGACGTGCTGATCCTGACCAAACCCATCGGAACGGGCGTGCTGGCCACGGCGGTCAAGGGCGAGATGCCAGGCTGCGATGAAATGGAAGACCTGCTCTTCGAGACCTGCGGACGGCTGAACAAGACCGGCGGCATGATTATCCGCGAGCTCGGCCTGACCGGAGCCACGGACATCACCGGGTTCGGCCTGGGCGGCCACATGATCGAGCTGGCCGAGGCGAGCCGGGTGACGATGGAGCTGCGCATGAAGGACGTGCCGCTGCTGCCCGGCGCTCTGGACATGGCTTCCATGGGGCTTCTGCCCGCCGGGTCCATTTGCAACCGCAGGCATTACCTGCCGAAGGTCGATGTCGCCGACGGCCTCGACCCCATCCACTTCGATCTCATGTTCGACGCCCAGACATCGGGCGGACTCCTGCTGGCCGTGCCGCCGAAACTCGTGGATCGGGCGCTGTCCATGCTCGAAGCCGCCGGAGAGACCGGAGCCGTTGTGGGCCGCGCGCTGGCCTCGCTTCCGAAGGCCCGTCCCTTGTCCGTGGTCTAG